The following coding sequences lie in one Polynucleobacter asymbioticus genomic window:
- the yjgA gene encoding ribosome biogenesis factor YjgA, producing the protein MHVNEKNRTPKKEDLDEGPSKSELKRQMTERQKLAEVLAALSSDALKTIPLDEAIKAAIAETNKIKSFEAIRRHKQYLGKLMRFLDEEELDAIQKRLDAIQGVSKAETAKLHHLESYRDRLIANDETFTKMIEQYPDMDIQNMRTLIRNARKEKETNKPPKAYREIFRVLKDMGI; encoded by the coding sequence ATGCATGTCAATGAAAAGAACCGCACCCCCAAGAAAGAAGATCTGGATGAGGGTCCCAGCAAATCTGAGCTAAAGCGCCAGATGACTGAACGCCAGAAGCTGGCCGAGGTTCTAGCGGCACTCAGTAGCGATGCTTTAAAGACTATCCCTCTCGATGAAGCCATTAAGGCTGCCATTGCAGAAACAAACAAGATTAAAAGCTTTGAGGCAATTCGTCGTCATAAGCAGTACCTTGGCAAACTCATGCGCTTTTTGGATGAAGAGGAGCTGGATGCGATTCAGAAGCGTTTAGATGCCATTCAGGGTGTTAGCAAGGCAGAGACTGCCAAGCTCCACCATTTAGAGTCCTACCGTGATCGCTTAATTGCGAATGACGAAACCTTTACGAAGATGATTGAGCAATATCCCGATATGGATATTCAGAATATGCGCACCCTCATTCGCAATGCGCGTAAGGAAAAAGAAACCAATAAACCTCCTAAGGCTTATCGAGAAATCTTCCGCGTCTTAAAGGATATGGGGATCTAA
- a CDS encoding acyltransferase family protein, whose amino-acid sequence MKQASPLFLIDLLKVFAALVIILHHLSSYGQIAADARAFLPSVMNFLYEYGRFAVQIFLVMAGYLATQSLTRFANAKFSSQNLLRVIINRYLRLFAPYIAALVFTILCALIARFWVNDEFVGDQEKMGQFLAHLFFLQGILGLDSISAGVWYVAIDWQLYSVLAVLLITFSSYQALIWFISIVATASLLYFNRSNQYEAYFIYFIGSYSLGVLAYLAKNFADKKIQGLAKLALIAIGVMILLSTLQQVWLRNFLAWFVAIALLVWGNVAYPSSSVTHRLKASLLRAIAWASPRSYCAFLIHFAFILLANTIYIASGMHAHESGLIAVGLMLGVVVSSLIAASYMYRWIEIPSAKLKI is encoded by the coding sequence TTGAAGCAAGCCTCTCCACTATTTCTCATAGACCTGCTGAAGGTCTTTGCTGCTCTAGTCATCATCCTGCATCATCTTTCTAGCTATGGCCAGATCGCAGCAGATGCGCGAGCATTCTTGCCAAGTGTGATGAATTTCTTGTATGAGTATGGTCGCTTTGCCGTACAAATTTTCTTAGTGATGGCGGGTTATCTCGCAACCCAGTCTCTCACACGATTTGCGAATGCGAAATTCAGCAGCCAGAATTTGCTGCGAGTCATCATTAATCGCTATTTGCGTTTGTTTGCACCTTATATTGCTGCTTTGGTCTTCACCATTCTTTGCGCCTTGATTGCACGCTTCTGGGTGAATGATGAGTTCGTTGGCGATCAAGAAAAGATGGGTCAGTTCCTGGCACACTTATTTTTCTTGCAAGGTATCTTGGGCTTAGATTCGATCTCTGCTGGCGTTTGGTATGTAGCGATTGATTGGCAGTTGTATTCAGTGCTAGCAGTATTGCTAATCACTTTTTCTTCTTATCAGGCTTTGATTTGGTTCATCAGCATTGTTGCGACTGCTTCTTTGCTGTACTTTAATCGCTCTAATCAGTATGAGGCCTACTTTATTTACTTTATTGGCTCATACAGCCTTGGTGTCTTGGCTTATCTGGCTAAAAACTTTGCGGATAAAAAAATTCAGGGCTTAGCTAAGCTTGCGCTCATTGCAATTGGGGTAATGATTCTGCTTTCGACTCTTCAACAAGTTTGGTTACGAAATTTCTTGGCTTGGTTTGTGGCGATTGCCTTGTTGGTGTGGGGCAATGTTGCTTATCCTAGTTCATCTGTGACACATAGATTAAAAGCATCGCTACTGCGAGCGATTGCTTGGGCAAGCCCACGCTCATACTGCGCCTTCTTAATTCACTTTGCGTTTATCTTGTTAGCCAATACGATCTACATCGCTTCTGGAATGCACGCCCACGAGAGTGGCCTGATTGCAGTTGGCTTAATGTTGGGGGTTGTGGTGAGTAGCCTCATTGCCGCTAGCTACATGTATCGCTGGATTGAAATTCCATCAGCAAAGCTGAAGATCTAA
- a CDS encoding nitrite/sulfite reductase gives MYKYDHIDQTLVDQRVIQFQNQVERRLNGTLAEEEFRPLRLQNGLYHQRHAYMLRIAIPYGLLSSKQLRTLAFIADKYDRGYGHFTTRQNIQFNWVELEKTPDILAELAKVEMHAIQTSGNCIRNITSDAFAGVAADEYVDPRPICELLRQWSTLHPEFAHLPRKFKFAINGAKEDRTVLLCHDVGIELKKNPAINNGELTADIYAGGGMGRTPILGSLIKQGLPWQVLPSYLTALLRVYNRFGRRDNLYKARIKILVKALGPEEFARQVEGEWANFHNEAKQSKDNFTQAEWERVAKHFTKPNYKDLTELSDEQLQSHADSKLNASEKIGFTRWLERNVKPHQVPGYASVILSLKPHGTAAPGDATSAQMNAIADLADQYSFGELRVTHEQNLVLADVEQMELLNLWRAAKNYNLVLPNIGLLTDIIACPGGDFCSLANAKSLPIAKAIQERFDDLDYLHDLGDITLNISGCINSCGHHHVGNIGVLGVDKDGEEWYQITLGGDQGNDASIGKVIGPSFYANEIPDVMTSLINTYVEQRTADEPFIDTYRRLGVAPFKEAAYRNNGKHSKESSKGAIA, from the coding sequence ATGTATAAATATGACCATATTGACCAAACCCTTGTAGATCAACGGGTTATCCAATTTCAAAACCAAGTTGAGCGTCGCTTAAACGGCACCCTAGCCGAAGAAGAGTTTCGCCCCCTTCGACTTCAAAATGGTCTGTACCACCAGCGCCATGCATATATGCTGCGTATCGCCATCCCTTATGGCCTGTTGAGCTCCAAACAATTGCGCACCCTGGCGTTTATTGCTGATAAATATGACCGGGGGTATGGACACTTCACAACTCGTCAGAACATTCAATTTAATTGGGTTGAGTTAGAGAAAACTCCTGACATTCTGGCTGAGCTAGCCAAAGTGGAGATGCATGCCATCCAGACTTCTGGTAACTGTATTCGCAATATTACGAGCGATGCCTTTGCAGGTGTTGCTGCTGACGAATACGTCGACCCACGACCCATCTGTGAGCTACTGCGTCAATGGTCAACTCTGCATCCCGAGTTTGCTCACCTTCCTCGCAAATTTAAATTTGCAATTAATGGTGCTAAAGAAGATCGTACAGTTTTGCTTTGCCATGATGTTGGCATTGAGCTCAAGAAAAATCCTGCCATCAATAATGGTGAATTAACTGCAGATATTTATGCTGGCGGCGGCATGGGTCGCACACCCATACTGGGATCATTAATTAAGCAAGGCTTGCCATGGCAAGTTCTGCCAAGCTATTTGACCGCCCTATTGCGTGTGTATAACCGCTTTGGTAGGAGAGATAATCTCTATAAAGCCCGCATCAAGATTTTGGTCAAAGCCTTAGGGCCAGAAGAGTTTGCCCGCCAAGTAGAAGGCGAATGGGCAAACTTTCACAATGAAGCAAAACAGAGTAAAGATAATTTCACTCAAGCTGAGTGGGAGCGCGTCGCCAAGCACTTCACTAAGCCAAACTACAAAGATCTGACAGAATTGAGCGATGAGCAATTGCAATCCCATGCTGACTCCAAACTCAATGCTAGTGAGAAAATTGGGTTTACTCGCTGGCTAGAGCGCAACGTAAAGCCGCATCAAGTGCCTGGATATGCTTCGGTCATACTCTCACTAAAGCCCCATGGCACTGCAGCTCCTGGCGATGCCACCAGCGCCCAAATGAATGCCATTGCCGACTTAGCAGACCAATATAGCTTTGGTGAACTGCGCGTTACCCATGAACAGAATCTGGTATTAGCTGATGTTGAGCAGATGGAGCTTCTCAACTTATGGCGTGCGGCTAAAAACTACAACTTAGTCTTGCCTAATATTGGCCTACTAACTGACATCATTGCTTGCCCTGGTGGCGACTTCTGCTCACTGGCCAATGCCAAATCACTACCAATTGCCAAAGCCATTCAAGAACGATTTGATGATTTGGATTATCTGCATGACTTGGGAGATATCACTTTAAATATCTCTGGTTGCATTAACTCCTGCGGTCACCATCACGTTGGCAATATTGGCGTTCTGGGTGTCGATAAGGATGGTGAGGAGTGGTACCAAATCACTCTAGGTGGCGACCAAGGTAACGATGCCTCTATAGGCAAAGTCATTGGACCCTCTTTCTATGCCAATGAGATTCCGGATGTGATGACTAGCCTGATCAATACCTATGTCGAGCAGCGTACAGCAGATGAACCTTTTATCGATACTTATCGTCGCCTAGGTGTAGCGCCCTTTAAAGAAGCCGCCTATAGGAACAATGGTAAACACTCCAAAGAATCAAGCAAAGGTGCGATAGCCTAG
- a CDS encoding EamA family transporter: MSRLESSQGSGLHQQLPASHLLLALAIVAVWGTNFVVIKNSLASLPPFYFATLRYLFVLLPLVFFLPRPKVAWGNLCIYGLATGVGQFGVMYYAVNSQISPGLASLVVQTQVFFTIGFAMLFAKEGLKRYQVVAVGIALLGLVIIALHTDSTTTFLGLALVVFAGLSWGIANTVSRQAGSINMLSYVVWASAFSIPPLALMALIFEGGTAHLWDVTLAAPLGAWIGVLWQSWANTIFGYAAWGWLLSKHPAALVAPAPLLVPIFGMGASAYFLGEALPPWKVEAASLVIAGLIINLFWPSLQAQVRKIF; the protein is encoded by the coding sequence GTGAGTAGATTGGAAAGTTCTCAAGGTAGCGGCTTACACCAGCAGTTACCAGCAAGCCATTTGCTGTTAGCCCTGGCAATTGTGGCGGTATGGGGTACAAACTTTGTCGTGATCAAAAATAGTTTGGCATCTCTGCCACCGTTTTATTTTGCGACCTTGCGATATCTATTTGTTCTTTTGCCCTTAGTCTTCTTTCTGCCTAGGCCAAAAGTAGCTTGGGGCAATCTCTGTATTTATGGATTAGCCACTGGAGTTGGACAATTTGGTGTGATGTACTACGCCGTCAATAGTCAGATTTCTCCGGGCTTGGCCTCCTTAGTGGTGCAGACCCAAGTATTTTTTACTATTGGCTTTGCCATGCTATTTGCCAAAGAGGGTCTCAAGCGGTATCAGGTGGTCGCAGTTGGCATCGCTTTGCTTGGTCTTGTAATTATTGCGCTGCACACAGACTCCACCACTACTTTCTTAGGTTTAGCGCTAGTAGTCTTTGCGGGTCTCTCCTGGGGAATTGCTAATACGGTGAGTCGTCAAGCTGGTTCAATCAATATGTTGTCCTATGTCGTGTGGGCCAGTGCTTTCTCTATTCCACCGCTCGCACTCATGGCGCTAATCTTTGAGGGCGGTACAGCCCATTTATGGGATGTGACCTTGGCTGCCCCTTTAGGGGCTTGGATTGGCGTCCTTTGGCAGTCTTGGGCCAATACGATATTTGGCTATGCTGCTTGGGGCTGGTTGCTGTCAAAACACCCTGCTGCACTAGTGGCCCCAGCGCCTCTATTGGTGCCCATCTTTGGAATGGGGGCATCCGCTTACTTTTTGGGTGAGGCTTTACCCCCTTGGAAAGTGGAGGCTGCCAGCTTGGTGATCGCTGGCCTCATCATCAATCTCTTCTGGCCTAGCCTGCAAGCTCAAGTTCGTAAGATTTTTTAA
- the fic gene encoding protein adenylyltransferase Fic, producing the protein MNFDPKKPYNELPLLPPKADIESKAILKACIEARSVLGELKIAGDLIPNQGVLINTIPLLEAQASSEIENIVTTTDRLFQYANDVSGGADLATKEALRYRTALYSGYKYLSERPLTTATAVEVCRTIKGIDLDIRKTPGTTLINDVTGDIIYTPPEGESLLREKLSDWEKFIHEAEEFDPLIRMAVMHYQFEAIHPFNDGNGRTGRVLNLLYLVEKELLSIPVLYLSRYIIENKVEYYRLLNGVTANGQWEEWILYMLKAVTETAISTTAKIKGIRSLLNATANKIREQAPQIYTRELADLIFIQPYCRISDVVDANLAKRQTASVYLKRLCDIGVLHDVKVGRERLFLNPAFLDLLKR; encoded by the coding sequence ATGAACTTTGACCCTAAAAAACCGTATAACGAACTTCCTTTGCTGCCCCCTAAGGCAGATATTGAGTCCAAGGCAATTCTCAAGGCCTGTATCGAGGCCCGCTCTGTGCTTGGAGAATTAAAAATTGCTGGAGACTTAATTCCTAACCAGGGAGTGCTAATTAATACGATCCCTTTGTTAGAGGCGCAGGCCAGCTCGGAAATTGAAAATATTGTCACCACAACAGATCGCTTGTTTCAATATGCAAACGATGTGAGTGGTGGAGCCGATTTAGCAACCAAAGAGGCATTGCGTTATCGCACCGCTCTATATAGCGGTTACAAATATTTATCTGAGCGCCCCTTGACTACGGCTACAGCAGTAGAAGTTTGCAGAACCATTAAAGGCATTGATCTCGACATTCGTAAAACTCCAGGAACCACATTGATAAACGATGTTACTGGGGACATTATTTACACGCCACCAGAGGGCGAGTCTTTACTAAGGGAAAAATTGAGTGATTGGGAAAAGTTTATTCACGAAGCCGAAGAATTTGATCCATTAATTCGTATGGCGGTGATGCACTACCAGTTTGAGGCAATTCATCCATTTAATGATGGTAATGGCAGAACTGGTCGCGTCTTGAATTTGCTATACCTAGTAGAAAAAGAATTACTTAGCATCCCTGTTCTCTACTTGTCTCGCTACATTATTGAGAACAAGGTCGAATACTATCGCCTACTCAATGGGGTAACCGCTAACGGGCAATGGGAAGAATGGATCCTATATATGCTCAAAGCCGTTACTGAAACTGCCATATCAACCACCGCCAAGATCAAGGGCATCCGCTCACTGTTAAACGCAACGGCTAATAAAATTCGTGAGCAGGCGCCTCAGATCTATACACGCGAACTAGCGGACCTGATCTTCATTCAGCCATATTGCCGTATTAGTGACGTGGTGGATGCTAACTTAGCAAAGCGTCAGACAGCTTCTGTCTATCTGAAGCGCCTATGCGATATCGGTGTTTTGCATGATGTCAAAGTGGGTCGAGAAAGATTATTTCTTAACCCAGCTTTCTTGGATTTACTAAAGCGTTAA
- a CDS encoding Bug family tripartite tricarboxylate transporter substrate binding protein, with the protein MMQKILQSPRSLKRNWMVSLFIGLGLSLNLISTAANAQSYPNRTVKMIVPLTAGSGADIAGRIVAKSLAETWKQSVIIENRPGAGGLIGTGAVVGSEPDGYTLLVQSASYAANPAIYKKLPYDPLKSLVDVDILGQTPYVLITSAEGPYQSIRDLVIAAKSKPGEITFASAGVGSSTHLAAEYFNQMMGIKLIHVPYKGSPEAIQDTMAGRTAFYMAPLDTAIGQLKGGKVRALGVTSKARNAAVPDIPSIAELGYSNFEIGLWFGVWAPAGTPAAIVKKINQDINLAMQTPEVKAAYEAKGIKATPMSPQEFAKFVRDEMAKYQKIAKDANIEPQ; encoded by the coding sequence ATGATGCAAAAGATATTGCAATCCCCTCGCTCACTAAAGCGCAACTGGATGGTGAGCTTATTCATTGGCTTAGGGCTTAGCCTCAACCTCATTTCCACGGCTGCAAACGCGCAAAGCTACCCCAATCGGACAGTCAAGATGATAGTGCCTCTGACCGCTGGGTCTGGTGCAGATATCGCCGGCAGGATCGTTGCTAAGAGCCTGGCTGAAACCTGGAAACAATCCGTCATTATTGAAAATCGTCCTGGTGCTGGTGGCTTAATCGGTACTGGTGCAGTAGTCGGCTCCGAGCCGGATGGCTACACCCTTCTCGTGCAATCAGCCTCCTACGCGGCTAATCCTGCAATCTATAAAAAACTACCGTACGACCCTCTGAAGAGCCTGGTTGATGTCGACATCCTTGGACAAACTCCTTACGTCTTAATTACCTCGGCTGAGGGTCCATACCAATCCATCAGAGATCTGGTAATAGCAGCTAAATCCAAACCCGGTGAGATTACTTTTGCATCTGCAGGTGTTGGTAGCTCAACTCACCTCGCTGCTGAATACTTCAATCAAATGATGGGCATTAAGCTCATTCATGTTCCCTACAAAGGATCACCAGAAGCTATTCAAGACACAATGGCTGGGCGTACTGCTTTCTATATGGCACCACTGGATACTGCTATCGGGCAACTCAAGGGTGGCAAAGTAAGAGCGCTGGGCGTTACTAGTAAGGCACGTAATGCCGCCGTTCCAGATATCCCCAGCATTGCTGAGTTGGGTTACTCCAACTTTGAAATTGGTCTTTGGTTTGGCGTATGGGCACCCGCCGGCACACCAGCGGCGATTGTGAAAAAGATTAATCAAGATATCAATCTAGCAATGCAAACTCCTGAAGTAAAGGCTGCTTATGAGGCCAAAGGCATCAAAGCAACGCCAATGAGCCCGCAAGAATTTGCTAAGTTTGTACGCGATGAGATGGCGAAGTATCAAAAGATTGCTAAAGATGCCAACATCGAACCACAGTAA
- a CDS encoding helix-turn-helix domain-containing protein encodes MRALNHEQVFGHLRNTTFSAKEAAEFLEISIPTFRRYVQSGKIKPKEVIGRSQLFGTIDLRKLKQKLG; translated from the coding sequence ATGCGAGCCTTAAATCATGAGCAAGTATTTGGACATCTCAGAAATACTACATTTTCAGCGAAAGAGGCTGCAGAATTTTTAGAGATCTCGATCCCAACTTTTCGACGATATGTTCAATCAGGGAAAATAAAACCTAAAGAGGTTATAGGCAGAAGTCAGCTATTTGGAACGATTGATCTACGCAAACTCAAACAGAAGCTTGGATAG
- a CDS encoding amidohydrolase family protein, whose amino-acid sequence MNSTPAAPLCQAPDPEIRSPKIQFPSGAVDCHAHVCGPALEFPYADERIYTPPDATLSQYKSLLNMLGVDRAVLVQPSVYGTDNRAMLAALSANPNKFRGVAVIDSNITDAELEKLHQAGVRGIRCNVVDVADKSKGLPIDELTAIARRIKPLGWHLELLAHVNEYSDLARTFADFPVDLVFGHFGYSHAKHGINDKGFQGLLELLKNNKAWVKMTGPYRICDGDFPYADMRAFNDAVIKANSKRLIWGSDWPHVMVKKQMPHDADLCDLFGSWVSDPGLRKGILSDNPCMLYDFPAFTGNY is encoded by the coding sequence TTGAACTCAACTCCAGCAGCTCCACTCTGCCAAGCCCCAGATCCAGAAATTCGATCACCAAAGATTCAATTTCCCTCTGGGGCGGTAGATTGTCATGCCCACGTCTGTGGGCCAGCCTTGGAGTTTCCTTATGCTGATGAGCGTATCTACACTCCACCTGATGCCACACTGAGCCAATACAAATCCCTATTGAATATGTTGGGCGTAGATCGTGCCGTCTTAGTTCAGCCCAGCGTATATGGCACTGATAACCGAGCCATGCTTGCAGCGCTCTCTGCGAACCCCAACAAATTTCGTGGGGTTGCAGTCATAGACAGCAACATTACTGATGCTGAACTGGAGAAGCTTCATCAAGCTGGCGTGCGAGGCATTCGTTGCAATGTTGTCGATGTTGCTGATAAATCGAAGGGCTTGCCGATTGATGAATTAACTGCAATCGCTAGGCGCATCAAACCCCTTGGTTGGCATTTGGAGTTACTAGCCCACGTCAATGAATATTCCGATCTTGCTAGAACATTTGCAGATTTTCCTGTCGACTTAGTGTTTGGTCACTTTGGCTACTCACACGCAAAACATGGCATTAATGACAAAGGTTTTCAGGGTCTGCTGGAGCTTCTGAAAAATAACAAAGCTTGGGTCAAGATGACTGGACCTTATCGCATTTGTGATGGGGACTTTCCCTATGCAGATATGCGAGCATTTAATGATGCAGTGATTAAGGCCAATAGCAAGAGATTGATCTGGGGCAGTGATTGGCCTCATGTGATGGTCAAAAAGCAAATGCCGCATGATGCCGATCTCTGCGATCTGTTTGGCTCTTGGGTGTCGGATCCAGGGCTTAGAAAAGGCATCCTGTCCGATAATCCCTGTATGCTATATGACTTCCCTGCCTTTACTGGCAACTATTAG
- the pcaD gene encoding 3-oxoadipate enol-lactonase, whose translation MSQKLEKQIIKVNGIDIAYRFDGPSDGHVVMMANSLMSDCSMWDWNVPALSDRYRVLRFDKRGHGNSETTPAPYSIPQLADDAVALLDALKIDKVHFIGLSMGGMIGQQLGARYPERVYSLSLCDTASEMPPRSLWEERFDIARKEGIAGLVDGTIKRWFTAPFIERAPQDIAKVREMILGTGVEGYLGCASAVRDMAQTTMLLKIKVPTLILTGRQDPACTVDQAIVLNRMIDGSKFVILEDAAHLSNIEQPEAFNRTVRDFIDSVDNTL comes from the coding sequence ATGAGCCAAAAACTAGAAAAACAGATCATTAAGGTCAATGGAATCGATATTGCCTATCGTTTTGATGGTCCTAGCGATGGTCATGTGGTGATGATGGCCAACAGCTTAATGTCTGACTGCAGTATGTGGGATTGGAATGTGCCCGCATTAAGCGATCGTTATCGAGTGCTACGCTTTGATAAGCGTGGGCATGGCAACTCAGAAACAACTCCCGCCCCCTACAGCATCCCCCAATTGGCTGATGACGCAGTTGCCTTATTAGATGCATTGAAAATTGATAAGGTGCATTTCATTGGACTCTCGATGGGCGGCATGATTGGTCAGCAATTGGGTGCTCGCTATCCGGAACGCGTTTACTCCCTTTCCCTTTGTGACACCGCCAGTGAAATGCCGCCACGCAGTTTGTGGGAAGAGCGTTTTGATATTGCCCGAAAAGAAGGAATTGCTGGTTTGGTAGATGGCACCATTAAGCGCTGGTTTACTGCCCCATTTATTGAGCGTGCCCCTCAAGATATTGCCAAAGTGAGAGAGATGATTTTAGGTACCGGAGTTGAGGGCTATCTAGGTTGCGCAAGTGCAGTAAGAGATATGGCGCAAACAACGATGTTGCTCAAAATCAAAGTGCCAACACTCATCTTGACTGGTCGCCAGGATCCCGCCTGCACGGTGGATCAGGCGATCGTGCTGAACCGTATGATTGATGGATCCAAGTTCGTCATCTTGGAAGATGCTGCGCATTTGTCCAATATCGAGCAGCCAGAAGCATTTAATCGCACTGTCCGTGACTTTATTGATTCAGTCGACAACACTTTGTAG
- a CDS encoding GMC family oxidoreductase, with product MNTYDYIIIGAGSAGCMLAKRLTENPAKRVLLIEAGKNDNYIWIHVPVGYLYCIDNPRADWRFKTAAEKGLNGRSLLYPRGRVLGGCSSINGMIYMRGQVGDYDSWVKSTGDDSWSWENALRRYKSFEDYHGAANQWHSKGGEWTVSKQRLRWPIMDVFREAAVQAGIPASDDFNQGDNFGVGYFDVSQRKGWRLNTSKAFLRDAAKRSNLTVVTEAMVNKLLIDPSSKNCFGVQYIKDSKTVDVHLSNNNTATHGEVILSAGAIGSVQVLERSGVGSAALLNKLGIPVIVDLPGVGENLQDHLQLRMIYKVNGIKTLNTKANSLLGKLMIGMEYVFKRSGPMSMAPSQLGAFAYSSPEQPSANLEYHVQPLSLEKFGEDLHSFNAITASVCNLRPTSRGSVHIGSVDPEAPPVIAPNYLSTDEDRKVAADSLRLTRKIVESPALKPYTPDEYKPGKQYQTEEELIKAAGDIGTTIFHPVGTCKMGRDDDPLAVLDSQLRVRGIHHLRVVDASAMPTITSGNTAAPTMMIAQRAAELLTSE from the coding sequence ATCAATACATACGACTACATCATCATCGGCGCCGGTAGCGCCGGCTGCATGTTGGCCAAGCGCCTCACTGAGAATCCCGCTAAACGGGTGCTGTTGATTGAGGCTGGTAAGAACGACAATTACATCTGGATACATGTACCAGTTGGATATTTATATTGCATCGATAACCCAAGAGCGGATTGGCGTTTTAAGACTGCTGCGGAAAAAGGTTTAAATGGTCGTTCACTGCTCTATCCACGTGGCAGAGTTTTGGGCGGATGCTCATCTATCAACGGCATGATTTATATGCGTGGTCAGGTTGGCGACTACGACTCCTGGGTTAAGTCGACCGGTGATGATTCGTGGTCTTGGGAAAACGCCTTGCGTCGCTATAAATCATTCGAGGATTATCACGGCGCTGCTAATCAGTGGCACAGCAAAGGCGGTGAGTGGACGGTTTCTAAACAGCGTTTGCGTTGGCCCATCATGGACGTCTTTAGAGAGGCTGCGGTGCAAGCTGGCATCCCAGCTTCCGATGACTTTAACCAAGGCGATAACTTTGGTGTGGGTTACTTTGATGTGAGTCAGCGTAAAGGTTGGCGCCTCAATACCTCCAAAGCATTTTTGCGTGATGCTGCTAAGCGATCTAATCTCACTGTAGTTACTGAAGCGATGGTCAATAAATTATTGATTGATCCCAGTTCTAAAAATTGCTTCGGCGTTCAATACATCAAAGATAGCAAAACAGTAGACGTGCATTTAAGTAATAACAATACTGCTACTCATGGCGAAGTCATTTTGAGTGCAGGTGCCATTGGTAGTGTGCAGGTTCTAGAGCGCTCGGGCGTCGGATCAGCTGCGCTTCTCAATAAACTAGGTATCCCCGTCATTGTAGATTTACCTGGTGTGGGAGAAAACTTACAAGACCATTTGCAATTGCGCATGATCTATAAGGTCAATGGCATTAAGACTCTCAATACCAAAGCAAATTCTTTGCTCGGCAAACTGATGATCGGTATGGAGTATGTGTTTAAGCGCTCTGGCCCAATGTCGATGGCTCCATCTCAATTAGGTGCTTTTGCATATAGCTCGCCGGAACAGCCATCAGCAAATTTGGAGTATCACGTACAACCGCTATCACTAGAAAAGTTCGGTGAGGACTTACATTCCTTTAATGCAATTACTGCTAGCGTTTGCAATTTACGTCCAACATCTCGCGGTAGTGTGCACATCGGCTCTGTCGATCCAGAAGCGCCTCCAGTGATTGCACCAAATTATTTATCGACCGATGAAGATCGCAAAGTGGCTGCCGATTCATTGCGTCTCACACGCAAGATTGTGGAAAGCCCCGCGCTCAAGCCATACACACCAGATGAGTACAAACCAGGCAAGCAATATCAAACAGAAGAGGAACTCATTAAGGCTGCTGGCGATATCGGTACCACGATCTTTCATCCGGTAGGTACTTGCAAGATGGGGCGCGATGATGATCCGCTGGCGGTGCTGGATTCTCAATTACGTGTTCGGGGTATTCATCATCTGAGAGTAGTGGATGCTTCTGCAATGCCAACGATTACTTCTGGCAATACTGCGGCGCCTACGATGATGATTGCGCAACGCGCTGCTGAATTGCTCACCAGTGAGTAG